A single window of Ammospiza caudacuta isolate bAmmCau1 chromosome Z, bAmmCau1.pri, whole genome shotgun sequence DNA harbors:
- the RXFP3 gene encoding relaxin-3 receptor 1: MGEPCERGACSPAAGIKEGADRESWDTPLAFLESAQMDNGSNVSFLQFLKTINLERADGMQGDSSDVVRIVISLVYSVVCALGLVGNLLVLYLMKSKQGWRKSSINLFVTSLAVTDFQFVLTLPFWAVENALDFNWLFGKAMCKIVSYVTAMNMYASVFFLTAMSVARYRSVASALKNQRRGDPLGGCCSAKWLCALIWLSAVLASLPHAIFSTTATVFDDVLCLVKFPEGRGNNAQFWLGLYHIQKVLLGFLVPLVVISLCYLLLVRFISDKHVGSTCSGPSIKRRSKVTRSVSIVVLSFFLCWLPNQALTTWGILIKLNVVHFSNEYFLSQVYLFPISVCLAHSNSCLNPILYCLMRREFRKALKSLLWRITSPSLTTMRPFTDTTKPEKEEQALHAVMPVQPVPAAPRAAAVQAEVAYYPPGVVMYSSRYDLLPASSMERHC; the protein is encoded by the coding sequence ATgggcgagccctgcgagcgcGGTGCCTGCTCGCCTGCCGCTGGCATAAAGGAAGGAGCGGACAGGGAGTCCTGGGACACGCCGCTGGCTTTCCTGGAGAGCGCTCAGATGGACAACGGGAGCAACGTGTCCTTCCTGCAGTTCTTGAAGACCATCAACCTGGAGCGAGCCGACGGGATGCAGGGGGACAGTTCTGACGTGGTGCGGATTGTCATTTCACTGGTGTACTCTGTGGTGTGTGCCCTGGGACTGGTGGGCAACCTGCTGGTGCTCTACCTGATGAAAagcaagcagggctggaggaaatCCTCCATCAATCTCTTTGTCACCAGTCTGGCAGTGACTGACTTCCAGTTTGTGCTGACCTTGCCATTCTGGGCAGTGGAGAACGCACTGGACTTCAACTGGCTCTTTGGCAAGGCAATGTGTAAGATCGTCTCCTATGTTACAGCAATGAACATGTATGCCAGTGTGTTCTTTCTCACTGCCATGAGTGTGGCTCGATACCGCTCTGTGGCTTCAGCCTTGAAGAATCAGCGTCGGGGAGACCCGCtgggtggctgctgctctgccaagTGGCTTTGTGCACTCATCTGGCTGTCTGCtgtcctggcttccctgccccaTGCCATTTTTTCCACCACTGCCACTGTCTTTGATGATGTCCTCTGTCTTGTCAAGTTCCCAGAGGGCCGAGGCAACAATGCCCAATTCTGGCTGGGTCTGTACCACATCCAGAAGGTGCTGCTGGGCTTCCTGGTGCCGCTGGTTGTCATTAGCCTCTGCTACTTGCTCCTGGTGCGCTTCATCAGTGACAAGCATGTGGGCAGCACCTGCAGCGGCCCCAGCATCAAGCGCCGCTCCAAAGTGACTAGGTCAGTGTCCATCGTGGTGCTGTCCTTCTTCTTGTGCTGGCTGCCTAACCAAGCACTTACAACCTGGGGGATACTCATCAAACTCAACGTGGTGCACTTCAGCAATGAGTACTTTCTCTCCCAAGTGTACCTCTTCCCCATCAGCGTGTGCCTGGCACACTCCAACAGCTGCCTCAATCCCATCCTCTACTGCCTCATGCGCAGGGAGTTCCGCAAGGCACTGAAGAGCCTCCTCTGGAGGATCACCTCCCCTTCTCTCACCACCATGCGCCCTTTCACTGACACCACCAAGCCTgagaaggaggagcaggccCTGCATGCCGTGATGCctgtccagcctgtccctgctgctccccgtGCTGCAGCCGTGCAGGCAGAGGTGGCCTATTACCCGCCCGGGGTGGTGATGTACAGCAGCCGCTATGacctgctgcctgccagctccATGGAGCGGCACTGCTGA